In the genome of Candidatus Bipolaricaulota bacterium, one region contains:
- a CDS encoding class I SAM-dependent methyltransferase — protein MMSIIFAFLGMMGLTALFVVVTDGRYFGKKLMYWLYDRFGPYLYSGDGETERWHKVINALVLQGNETILDVGTATGKLPLTIAAIPGFRGRIVAIDQSPRMIAKAKAEASRRGLSPRVEFRVLEVRNSLPFSNREFDVVLCIGLLGTLPRPEMLLRELRRVLKPEGILVLSYYRGWPIPRRRWYWKQLDMLEFSPPQTITFRALEDILIARRLTRNS, from the coding sequence ATGATGTCGATCATCTTCGCCTTTTTGGGAATGATGGGACTGACTGCCTTGTTTGTGGTCGTCACGGATGGGCGCTATTTTGGGAAGAAGCTCATGTATTGGCTTTACGATCGCTTTGGACCTTACCTCTACAGTGGAGACGGTGAGACAGAACGTTGGCACAAGGTGATTAACGCACTCGTGTTACAGGGAAACGAGACGATCTTGGATGTGGGAACGGCTACGGGCAAGCTACCACTCACAATCGCTGCGATACCCGGGTTTCGCGGGCGGATAGTGGCAATTGATCAGTCACCGCGAATGATAGCTAAGGCCAAAGCCGAGGCGAGCCGGCGCGGTCTCAGTCCACGAGTAGAGTTTCGAGTTCTGGAGGTTCGCAATTCTCTCCCTTTTTCTAACCGTGAATTTGACGTTGTGCTTTGCATCGGATTATTAGGGACTCTACCTCGTCCCGAGATGCTCTTACGTGAACTGCGGCGCGTACTAAAACCGGAGGGCATTTTAGTATTAAGCTATTATCGAGGCTGGCCGATACCCCGCCGACGTTGGTATTGGAAGCAACTGGACATGCTTGAATTCAGCCCACCGCAGACTATCACATTTAGAGCCTTGGAAGATATTTTAATTGCTCGGCGATTAACAAGGAATAGTTGA